A single region of the Brachypodium distachyon strain Bd21 chromosome 3, Brachypodium_distachyon_v3.0, whole genome shotgun sequence genome encodes:
- the LOC100824198 gene encoding probable galacturonosyltransferase 4 translates to MAGAARRWWRKWRARDAVLALLIASVLAPLALYSGAPISPFSGPNLSRSRALGRDPSNLIARNEVGKRLNALPQDTLDTMKEPARIVASDANNMAIMGNPLRQGGVIQQVVMGSSIDRSGGSRGSNDGRARNVEEEKESSCHPSKGARVDAMVTTLKEGAQLRKQSGLNNVAEGGEHKVRAMHTTGDLNVPFDKEITDNRSSGQITDAISEKSDAMIISSNTSYSTTPDSMILVIKDQLKRAKKYIRFLPSRGNHGFIKDLRRRMRDIQQALGGATVDRQLPKNVRGKIRAMELILRKIRQVHDNCVAAIDKLQTTLHSAENQLEAHKQQANYVAQIAAKALPKRLHCLALLLTNEYYSSSSSNKLFPYEDKLEDPKLQHYALFSDNVLAAAVVVNSTLVHVKNPADHVFHIVTDKLNYAAMRMWFLANPLGKAAVQVQNIEDFTWLNSSYSPVMKQLGSHFMIDYYFSTPQNRPDRNPKFRNPKYLSILNHLRFYLPEIFPRLNKVLFLDDDIVVQQDLSALWSIDLKGKVNGAVQTCGEVFHRFDRYLNFSNPLIAKNFDRRACGWAYGMNMFDLSEWRRQNITDVYHYWQGQNEHRLLWKLGTLPAGLVTFWNRTFPLDRSWHLLGLGYKQNVTPKDIERAAVIHYNGNLKPWLEVGLSKYHKYWTKYVNSDQAFIRGCNIHP, encoded by the exons atggcgggcgcggcgcggcggtggtggcggaaATGGAGGGCGCGGGACGCGGTGCTGGCGCTGCTCATCGCCTCGGTGCTCGCGCCCCTGGCGCTCTACAGCGGCGCGCCCATCTCCCCCTTCTCCGGCCCCAACC TGAGCCGGAGCCGCGCCCTGGGTCGCGATCCGTCCAATTTG ATTGCCCGGAATGAGGTGGGGAAGCGTCTGAACGCGCTACCGCAG GACACATTGGATACGATGAAGGAGCCTGCAAGAATAGTTGCATCAGATGCAAACAACATGGCTATCATGGGCAATCCATTGAGACAGGGTGGTGTAATTCAGCAGGTTGTTATGGGAAGTAGCATTGATAGATCAGGTGGATCAAGGGGTAGCAATGATGGCAGAGCGCGCAATGtagaagaggagaaggagtcTTCATGTCATCCGAGTAAGGGAGCACGCGTAGATGCTATGGTTACTACTTTGAAAGAGGGTGCTCAGTTAAGAAAACAGAGTGGCCTAAACAATGTTGCTGAAGGAGGGGAGCACAAAGTTCGTGCCATGCACACTACTGGAGATCTGAATGTCCCTTTTGATAAG GAAATTACTGACAATAGATCATCTGGGCAAATTACAGACGCTATCTCAGAAAAGTCTGATGCAATGATAATTAGCAGCAATACTAGTTACTCCACAACTCCTGATAGTATGATACTTGTCATCAAGGACCAGTTGAAAAGAGCAAAAAAATACATCAGATTTCTACCTTCCAGAGGCAATCATGGGTTTATAAAGGATCTCAGAAGAAGGATGAGGGATATCCAGCAAGCACTGGGTGGTGCAACCGTTGATAGGCAGTTACCAAAGAA TGTCCGAGGAAAAATTAGAGCGATGGAATTGATACTAAGAAAGATCAGACAAGTGCATGATAACTGTGTGGCTGCTATTGATAAGCTACAAACAACCCTTCACTCAGCAGAGAACCAGCTCGAGGCTCACAAACAACAAGCTAATTATGTAGCACAGATAGCAGCTAAAGCTCTCCCAAAAAGGCTTCATTGTCTTGCACTGCTGCTTACGAATGAGTACTATTCTTCCAGTTCCAGCAATAAGCTTTTTCCATATGAAGACAAGTTGGAAGATCCGAAACTACAACACTATGCATTATTCTCAGATAATGTACTGGCAGCAGCTGTGGTTGTGAACTCAACCCTTGTACATGTTAAG AATCCAGCAGACCATGTCTTCCATATTGTGACAGATAAGCTTAATTATGCTGCAATGAGGATGTGGTTCTTGGCAAATCCACTGGGTAAAGCTGCTGTTCAAGTTCAGAACATTGAAGACTTTACATGGCTAAATTCGAGCTATAGTCCAGTTATGAAACAACTGGGGTCCCATTTCATGATCGATTACTACTTCAGTACTCCGCAGAATAGACCAGATAGAAACCCCAAGTTCCGGAACCCCAAGTACCTGTCAATTCTGAATCATCTTAGGTTTTATCTTCCTGAGATCTTCCCAAGACTCAACAAGGTGTTATTTcttgatgatgatattgtaGTTCAGCAGGACCTAAGTGCACTCTGGTCGATAGACCTGAAAGGCAAGGTTAATGGTGCTGTCCAAACGTGTGGGGAGGTTTTCCATAGGTTCGACAGGTACCTCAATTTCTCAAACCCTCTTATTGCCAAGAATTTTGACCGCCGTGCATGTGGCTGGGCATATGGAATGAACATGTTTGATTTGTCTGAGTGGAGAAGGCAGAATATTACTGATGTGTACCACTACTGGCAAGGACAG AATGAGCATAGACTGTTATGGAAATTAGGGACACTCCCTGCCGGCCTGGTGACATTCTGGAACCGCACCTTCCCCCTGGATCGTTCATGGCATCTCCTGGGCCTGGGATACAAGCAGAACGTGACCCCAAAGGATATCGAGCGGGCAGCCGTCATACACTACAACGGGAACCTGAAGCCTTGGCTTGAGGTTGGATTGTCAAAATACCACAAGTACTGGACCAAGTATGTCAATTCTGATCAAGCGTTCATCAGGGGGTGCAACATACATCCGTGA